A window of Candidatus Zixiibacteriota bacterium contains these coding sequences:
- a CDS encoding PEGA domain-containing protein, whose amino-acid sequence MNRFNVILKLILTVLILTIIAAPLIAELSSLQIEGKPVKSSDEIVGVKDANGRFCAAIQVISDMDGFAYDSYNGVIRVDKKPGKDMVYLQPDERVLEIFQTGYEPMKIILSEIGIKLNSKEVWKIRLTGEKKLINIPIVIISEPSGAIIFIDGKEQGTGKQHTVAEGNHQLKLVKDGYQPLIEAIYVDVNNTLFEFKLSEIEDVDLVINTVPSGAEVFIDNVMFGKTPINDFYPAGKYPIRIEKEWYVTFEDYIEIKPPQTKEDYSLNPDFGSIEVTSSPQGGMDIYLNGVARNVQTPHTFNQLRPGLYKVNARSQYYESNEIEVQLQRGKAEKVGLISKV is encoded by the coding sequence ATGAACCGATTTAACGTAATTTTAAAACTGATACTGACTGTTCTGATTCTAACAATCATCGCCGCACCACTAATTGCGGAACTATCCAGCCTGCAAATTGAAGGTAAACCTGTGAAATCATCTGATGAGATTGTTGGAGTTAAGGACGCTAACGGCAGATTCTGTGCCGCTATTCAAGTAATATCGGATATGGATGGATTCGCTTACGACTCCTATAATGGTGTGATACGTGTGGATAAGAAACCTGGCAAAGATATGGTTTACCTTCAGCCGGATGAGCGGGTGCTGGAAATATTCCAAACAGGATATGAGCCTATGAAAATTATATTGTCTGAAATCGGCATTAAGCTGAACAGTAAAGAGGTGTGGAAAATCAGGCTTACAGGCGAAAAGAAACTTATAAACATCCCGATTGTAATAATTTCAGAACCATCTGGCGCAATAATATTTATTGACGGCAAAGAACAGGGAACCGGAAAACAGCATACAGTTGCTGAGGGCAACCATCAGCTTAAACTCGTGAAGGACGGCTACCAGCCGCTTATTGAGGCGATTTATGTTGACGTGAACAATACTCTGTTTGAGTTTAAACTCTCAGAAATCGAGGATGTTGATCTTGTAATAAATACAGTGCCATCCGGTGCGGAAGTGTTTATCGACAATGTGATGTTTGGCAAAACACCAATTAACGACTTTTACCCTGCCGGCAAATATCCCATTCGTATCGAAAAGGAATGGTATGTGACATTTGAGGACTATATAGAAATTAAGCCACCGCAGACTAAGGAAGATTACAGTTTAAACCCAGACTTCGGCTCAATTGAGGTTACATCATCCCCTCAAGGTGGAATGGATATCTACCTTAATGGTGTTGCCCGGAATGTGCAGACTCCGCATACATTCAATCAGCTCAGACCCGGTTTATATAAGGTTAACGCCCGGTCTCAGTATTATGAATCGAATGAGATTGAAGTTCAGCTTCAGCGGGGGAAAGCTGAAAAGGTAGGCCTAATCAGCAAAGT